The Maridesulfovibrio zosterae DSM 11974 genome contains a region encoding:
- the ccsA gene encoding cytochrome c biogenesis protein CcsA gives MNLAIAALISGIALCVGQYFIWMYAPVEMTMGLVQKIFYTHMPMAVWAMISFFVVFIFSAAYLLKRNIKYDYIAGAAAEIGVVFSGVALITGSLWGRAAWNVWWTWDPRLTTTLIMWFVYAAYLVLRTSPMSAERRSLVCAVLGIVAFVDVPLVFYSARLWRSVHPNIIGAKGGGMEPEMLTTLLVNVVAFGLFWLVLLMVRFRQLHLSGKLDARMVWDNE, from the coding sequence ATGAATCTTGCAATTGCGGCACTTATCTCCGGCATTGCCTTGTGCGTCGGACAGTATTTCATCTGGATGTACGCTCCCGTCGAGATGACCATGGGGCTGGTGCAGAAAATTTTCTACACTCATATGCCTATGGCGGTCTGGGCCATGATAAGTTTTTTCGTGGTTTTTATTTTTAGCGCTGCGTATTTGCTTAAAAGAAATATTAAATATGATTATATAGCCGGAGCTGCTGCTGAAATCGGAGTTGTTTTTAGCGGAGTCGCTCTTATTACCGGTTCCCTATGGGGACGGGCTGCATGGAATGTCTGGTGGACGTGGGATCCAAGGCTGACAACCACTCTTATTATGTGGTTTGTTTATGCTGCGTATCTGGTTCTGCGTACATCTCCTATGTCAGCTGAACGAAGATCCCTTGTTTGTGCAGTTCTCGGAATAGTCGCTTTTGTTGATGTCCCTCTCGTTTTTTATTCTGCAAGACTATGGAGAAGTGTACACCCGAATATAATCGGTGCAAAGGGAGGAGGAATGGAACCTGAAATGTTGACAACATTGCTCGTCAATGTAGTTGCTTTCGGTTTATTCTGGCTTGTTCTCCTCATGGTCAGATTCCGTCAGCTACACCTGTCCGGTAAGCTTGATGCCCGTATGGTGTGGGATAACGAATAG
- a CDS encoding CcmD family protein — protein sequence MNSETYLLIGNIAAWAVIAGYLVFIAAKGTSMERRIRQMELLDNDR from the coding sequence ATGAATAGTGAAACTTATCTTCTAATTGGAAATATTGCTGCGTGGGCTGTGATCGCCGGCTATCTGGTGTTTATTGCAGCAAAGGGAACATCCATGGAACGCCGCATCAGGCAGATGGAGTTACTCGATAATGATAGATAA
- a CDS encoding heme exporter protein CcmB — MLKRGLTIASKDLRLSMVGGQGLTQAVLLGLLLIFVFSLSRPAGQLVEPQAASAIFWLASSFGLVLVFNTLFSMEESNEARLGLLSSPVPLHAVWFGKGLAGFGLLLCSQLVFLPATIVFLGQDMKGSPAIFAATLFAADWGLVALGALLGAISQGQAARESLLSVILFPLLLPILLGAIQLMTSVFSGVTIMDESSWMGIIISASALFSGAGLILFPFVYSGEQ, encoded by the coding sequence ATGCTTAAGCGTGGATTGACCATTGCATCTAAGGATTTACGGCTTTCAATGGTTGGAGGACAGGGGCTGACGCAAGCTGTTCTTTTGGGACTGCTTTTGATTTTTGTGTTCAGTCTATCACGTCCTGCTGGACAGCTGGTAGAGCCGCAAGCGGCCTCAGCTATATTCTGGCTTGCTTCATCATTTGGTTTAGTATTGGTTTTCAATACATTGTTTTCAATGGAAGAATCAAATGAGGCGCGACTGGGGCTGTTGTCTTCACCTGTGCCGCTTCATGCTGTCTGGTTTGGCAAAGGTCTGGCCGGTTTTGGATTGTTATTGTGTTCGCAGTTGGTCTTTCTTCCGGCGACAATTGTTTTTCTGGGGCAGGATATGAAAGGTTCGCCAGCTATTTTCGCTGCAACCCTTTTTGCTGCAGACTGGGGACTTGTAGCTCTTGGCGCATTGCTCGGTGCAATATCGCAAGGGCAGGCTGCAAGAGAATCTCTTTTGTCGGTGATTCTTTTTCCTCTACTTCTGCCTATTCTGCTTGGAGCAATTCAGCTGATGACTTCGGTTTTTTCCGGGGTTACCATAATGGATGAGAGTTCATGGATGGGAATTATTATTTCCGCTTCAGCTCTTTTCAGCGGTGCGGGACTTATCCTCTTTCCTTTTGTATATAGCGGTGAGCAGTAG
- a CDS encoding branched-chain amino acid ABC transporter permease — translation MDYFLELFFSGLTRGSIYALIALGYTMVYGIIELINFAHGEIYMIGAFVGLTVAGILTSFGFPAASIMVMATMAAVVYAAAYGYTLEKIAYRPLRGAPRLSPLISAIGMSIFLQNYVMLSQTSDFLSFPSLTPEFGFLHKYSSMIGSSDFLIIVVAAVVMVALNLFIKFTRIGKAMRATAQNRKMAMLVGINVDQVISATFVIGSSLAAVGGVLIASHIGQINFFIGFIAGIKAFTAAVLGGIGSVPGAMLGGLLLGWTESFCTGYVSSDYEDVFAFALLVLILIFRPSGLLGKAPVQKV, via the coding sequence ATGGACTATTTTCTGGAACTATTTTTTAGCGGTCTGACCAGAGGCAGTATTTATGCGCTTATCGCCCTCGGTTACACAATGGTTTACGGTATTATTGAGTTGATCAATTTCGCACACGGTGAAATATATATGATCGGAGCTTTCGTAGGGCTAACTGTTGCTGGTATTTTGACCAGCTTCGGGTTTCCTGCTGCTTCTATCATGGTTATGGCTACAATGGCTGCGGTTGTTTATGCCGCTGCTTATGGCTACACCCTGGAAAAGATTGCTTACCGTCCACTTAGAGGTGCGCCAAGACTCTCTCCGCTTATATCTGCAATTGGTATGTCAATTTTTCTACAAAACTATGTAATGCTTTCTCAGACTTCTGACTTTTTATCCTTTCCAAGTCTGACACCTGAATTCGGTTTTCTTCATAAGTATTCATCCATGATCGGCTCATCTGATTTTCTTATCATTGTCGTTGCAGCTGTGGTCATGGTTGCTCTGAACCTTTTTATTAAATTTACCAGAATAGGCAAAGCCATGCGCGCCACGGCTCAAAACCGTAAAATGGCTATGCTGGTCGGTATTAATGTGGATCAGGTAATTTCCGCCACATTTGTAATAGGTTCCTCTCTGGCTGCTGTTGGTGGAGTGCTTATCGCTTCTCATATTGGTCAGATCAACTTTTTTATCGGATTTATCGCAGGTATTAAGGCCTTCACCGCAGCTGTTCTCGGTGGCATTGGCTCTGTTCCGGGAGCAATGCTCGGAGGACTTCTTCTTGGGTGGACCGAGAGTTTTTGTACCGGGTATGTTTCCAGTGACTA
- a CDS encoding branched-chain amino acid ABC transporter substrate-binding protein, with translation MKRSLLVLVAALMLTVGLIGCSGEKKDDAPAKKETSEKAAPVSAKTILLGVPGAHSGDLASYGLPTVEAAKLVVKAVNDAGGINGAQVVLSMQDDQCKPEFATNAAFKLVSDKATVVLGHICSGATKAALPIYKESNLVCMSPSATNPALTQSGDYPNFFRTIASDDAQAALASKFAMENLGLKNIAIIHDKGDYGKGFAEFAKKYVEESGSAKVALFEGVTPGAVDYSAVVQKIRASGADGVIFGGYHPEASKIVSQMRKKKMTVPFISDDGVKAKTFIDVAAAAAEGVYATGPRDITANPMYKVALEQYKASHEGEPGAFFFEAYSAAIALLKAIENSGSTDYDKIVEALRTHEVETPVGKIKFDSKGDAIGVGFSVYQVRNGEYVEVK, from the coding sequence ATGAAACGTTCATTGCTGGTTCTGGTTGCTGCTCTGATGTTGACCGTTGGTCTTATCGGTTGCAGCGGCGAGAAAAAAGACGATGCCCCCGCAAAAAAAGAAACCTCTGAAAAAGCTGCCCCGGTTTCTGCCAAGACAATTCTTCTTGGTGTTCCTGGAGCACACAGTGGTGACCTTGCTTCCTACGGTCTTCCTACTGTTGAAGCAGCAAAGCTTGTTGTAAAAGCAGTTAATGATGCAGGTGGTATCAACGGTGCACAGGTTGTTCTTTCTATGCAGGATGATCAGTGCAAACCGGAATTTGCTACCAACGCAGCTTTCAAGCTCGTTTCTGATAAAGCTACCGTTGTGCTGGGACATATCTGCTCAGGTGCAACCAAAGCAGCTCTTCCTATTTATAAGGAATCCAATCTTGTCTGCATGTCTCCTTCCGCAACCAATCCTGCTCTGACTCAGAGCGGTGACTATCCAAATTTTTTCAGAACTATTGCCTCAGATGATGCTCAGGCTGCACTGGCAAGTAAGTTCGCAATGGAAAATCTTGGCCTCAAAAACATAGCCATCATTCATGATAAAGGTGACTATGGTAAAGGTTTTGCTGAATTTGCTAAAAAATATGTCGAAGAATCAGGCTCAGCCAAAGTTGCCCTTTTTGAAGGAGTAACTCCTGGTGCAGTTGACTATTCTGCTGTTGTACAGAAAATTAGAGCTTCCGGAGCTGACGGTGTTATTTTCGGTGGTTATCATCCTGAAGCTTCCAAAATTGTATCCCAGATGCGTAAAAAGAAAATGACTGTCCCATTCATCTCTGATGATGGTGTTAAAGCGAAAACCTTCATTGATGTTGCAGCAGCAGCTGCTGAAGGTGTTTATGCAACCGGTCCCCGTGATATAACTGCTAATCCTATGTATAAAGTTGCTCTTGAGCAGTACAAGGCTTCCCACGAAGGTGAACCCGGTGCTTTCTTTTTCGAAGCTTATTCAGCTGCTATTGCTTTGCTGAAAGCTATCGAAAATTCAGGATCAACTGATTATGACAAAATCGTAGAAGCTCTGCGTACACATGAAGTTGAAACTCCTGTTGGTAAAATCAAATTTGATTCAAAGGGTGATGCTATAGGTGTAGGTTTCTCCGTATATCAAGTTAGAAACGGTGAGTATGTAGAAGTTAAATAA
- a CDS encoding tetratricopeptide repeat protein gives MIDNKGLSLSGGQKAVVWMLGMSLVVIFIASLTYRMNHPGNKVEFQQEGGQRSSGGMPGGMGSGMNEASMKRVRGLMEKMGKDPENMEIQLELANSFMMIRAYERAQVFFEKVVAKEPENEQALMGLGMCYYQGEQFEKAAAAFDEILAFNPDESMAQFNVGIIKKYYLHKHDEAEEHFKKIIDNPKTPADMKKRAEEELIKDPHPEQ, from the coding sequence ATGATAGATAATAAGGGCTTATCTCTTTCTGGTGGACAGAAAGCTGTTGTTTGGATGCTCGGGATGTCACTTGTGGTAATTTTTATTGCTTCATTGACATACCGTATGAATCATCCGGGTAACAAAGTTGAGTTTCAGCAGGAAGGTGGTCAAAGATCTTCTGGTGGAATGCCGGGCGGGATGGGCAGCGGTATGAATGAAGCAAGTATGAAGCGTGTCCGCGGCCTTATGGAGAAAATGGGCAAAGATCCGGAGAATATGGAAATTCAGCTTGAACTTGCCAATTCTTTTATGATGATCCGGGCTTATGAACGTGCTCAGGTATTCTTTGAAAAAGTTGTTGCAAAGGAACCTGAAAATGAACAGGCCCTCATGGGCCTTGGAATGTGTTACTATCAGGGCGAGCAGTTTGAAAAAGCTGCTGCGGCTTTTGATGAAATTCTCGCCTTTAACCCCGATGAATCCATGGCTCAGTTTAATGTAGGCATTATCAAAAAATATTACCTCCACAAGCATGATGAAGCTGAGGAGCATTTTAAGAAAATTATTGATAATCCGAAAACGCCGGCTGATATGAAGAAAAGGGCAGAAGAGGAACTTATAAAGGATCCTCACCCAGAGCAATAA
- a CDS encoding ABC transporter ATP-binding protein, whose translation MENSERVALKVRDAAKFFGTRLIFKKVSCDVIRGEILLVVGRNGAGKTTLLKIMSGLSRPSAGSAQILTEPEKTAYLGHATFIYPRLSGLANLSFWASMYGLSPSREELLVLLKRVGLERAAEEEAGAYSRGMAQRLNLARVFLVNPDLLFLDEPGTGLDQASLNLLREEVVSLRNNGTAVVWISHDVNHDTALADRVLGLSGHKMAFLGSAADFDPDFVLGGDHA comes from the coding sequence GTGGAAAACAGTGAAAGAGTAGCTCTCAAGGTGCGCGATGCAGCCAAGTTTTTTGGAACAAGGCTTATTTTCAAGAAAGTCAGTTGCGATGTGATACGTGGGGAAATTCTTCTCGTAGTTGGTCGCAATGGTGCGGGTAAAACAACTTTGCTGAAAATTATGTCCGGTCTTTCAAGACCTTCGGCAGGATCGGCGCAAATTCTGACTGAACCTGAAAAAACGGCTTACCTTGGACATGCCACCTTTATCTATCCTCGCCTCAGCGGACTGGCCAATCTTTCTTTCTGGGCTTCCATGTATGGACTTTCGCCTTCCCGTGAAGAACTTCTCGTTTTGCTGAAGAGAGTCGGGTTGGAAAGAGCAGCTGAAGAAGAAGCCGGTGCTTATTCACGCGGCATGGCTCAGCGGCTTAATCTTGCAAGAGTTTTTCTTGTAAATCCTGACCTTCTCTTTTTGGATGAGCCGGGAACCGGTCTTGATCAGGCATCGCTAAACCTTCTGCGTGAGGAAGTTGTTTCGTTGCGTAATAATGGGACGGCGGTTGTCTGGATCAGTCACGATGTGAATCATGATACAGCTCTTGCGGACCGGGTTTTAGGATTATCTGGGCATAAAATGGCTTTTCTAGGCAGCGCAGCTGACTTTGATCCCGATTTTGTGTTGGGGGGAGATCATGCTTAA
- a CDS encoding heme lyase CcmF/NrfE family subunit, protein MHFFANLMLLIALLAALGAGAYACLALLTGKRNVLVLIDRANISIAGFVSFASIVMTIALVNRNYSFKYVYEYVDNTLPIFYTLTAFWAGADGSLLFWMLSIAVMGVVFTRLNLFNEFSEKTRLYYWLFYMVIQAFFLLILTCWSNPFMELVPTPLDGRGLNPLLRNPGMIFHPPLLFLGYAGFTSPAVLALASYVSGELKSWVSFCRNWNIAAWIFLTAGIILGCWWSYMELGWGGYWAWDPVENASLIPWLSASAFMHTAIIQTKRNALQRSNVFLMSLTLLLCVFATYLVRSGVVQSLHAYGENGVGLPLLTFMLFTIALICIVLVVGPKVEGNTLSCLNSRQGLLVITAWVFLGLGLVVGLGTMWPVISKTWSASPVGLDARFYNRVCLPLFSLIILMFTACPWFDWKEGIRERRGLMLVGGSFLGGGIISYACGLHNPVALITSAASIASLVSIFALFVFMPQLRRVTSSIGTYGLHLGVALVFLGVAWSGPNKIEQEFIVKPGASIQLGSYTMNFKKMVEGQTPEMAKISAIVEVTENGKPVGLLSPERRIYRNFQQPFAEVSVIPSLGSEIYATLLSVDEQGNATFKMSINPLINWIWIGGTLMCLFGFVAFRKPRLS, encoded by the coding sequence ATGCATTTTTTTGCAAACCTGATGCTTTTGATTGCCCTTCTTGCGGCTCTCGGAGCAGGGGCTTATGCGTGTCTGGCATTATTGACTGGTAAGCGAAATGTTCTGGTGCTTATTGATAGAGCCAATATCAGTATTGCCGGTTTTGTATCTTTTGCCAGTATTGTAATGACCATTGCTTTGGTTAATCGTAATTATTCATTCAAGTATGTATATGAATATGTGGATAATACTCTTCCAATTTTTTATACATTAACAGCTTTTTGGGCAGGGGCTGATGGCTCGTTGCTTTTCTGGATGCTATCCATTGCTGTTATGGGTGTTGTTTTTACCAGACTAAATCTTTTTAATGAATTTTCTGAAAAAACACGCCTTTATTACTGGCTTTTTTATATGGTTATTCAGGCATTCTTTCTGCTTATCCTTACCTGCTGGTCCAATCCGTTTATGGAGCTGGTTCCTACTCCGCTAGATGGGCGCGGCCTGAATCCTTTACTTCGTAATCCGGGCATGATTTTTCATCCTCCATTGTTGTTCTTAGGTTATGCAGGTTTTACTAGTCCTGCCGTTCTGGCGTTGGCTTCCTATGTCTCCGGCGAGTTGAAATCTTGGGTTTCATTTTGCCGTAACTGGAATATTGCGGCTTGGATTTTTCTTACAGCCGGTATTATTCTTGGTTGCTGGTGGTCATATATGGAGCTTGGCTGGGGAGGTTATTGGGCCTGGGATCCTGTGGAAAATGCATCACTTATTCCATGGCTTAGTGCTTCAGCCTTCATGCATACAGCAATTATTCAGACAAAAAGAAACGCTTTGCAGCGATCAAATGTTTTCCTTATGAGTTTGACTTTGCTGCTCTGTGTATTTGCAACATATCTTGTTCGAAGCGGTGTTGTTCAGTCTCTCCACGCTTATGGCGAAAACGGAGTCGGACTGCCACTGCTTACATTTATGCTTTTTACTATTGCATTGATTTGCATTGTTCTTGTCGTTGGTCCTAAGGTTGAGGGTAATACTCTTTCATGCCTTAACAGCAGACAGGGACTTCTTGTAATAACAGCCTGGGTCTTTCTCGGATTGGGCCTTGTGGTCGGTCTTGGAACCATGTGGCCTGTCATTAGTAAAACATGGAGTGCCAGTCCTGTTGGCCTTGATGCACGATTTTATAATCGTGTATGTCTACCTTTATTTAGTCTTATCATTTTGATGTTTACAGCCTGTCCATGGTTTGACTGGAAAGAAGGTATCCGTGAGAGGCGCGGTTTGATGCTTGTCGGTGGATCTTTTTTAGGTGGTGGAATAATCAGTTATGCTTGCGGACTTCATAACCCCGTTGCATTAATTACAAGTGCTGCATCTATTGCTTCACTCGTTAGCATCTTCGCTCTGTTTGTTTTTATGCCTCAGTTGCGCAGAGTTACATCCTCTATCGGGACATACGGTTTGCACCTAGGTGTTGCTCTTGTCTTTCTGGGTGTGGCATGGTCGGGCCCAAATAAAATTGAGCAGGAATTTATTGTAAAGCCGGGCGCAAGTATCCAGCTAGGTTCATATACAATGAATTTTAAGAAAATGGTTGAAGGTCAGACCCCGGAAATGGCTAAGATCTCAGCTATCGTGGAAGTAACTGAAAATGGCAAACCTGTTGGACTGCTCAGTCCTGAACGCAGGATATATCGTAATTTTCAACAGCCTTTTGCTGAAGTTTCAGTCATCCCCAGTTTGGGCAGTGAAATTTATGCTACTTTGTTAAGTGTAGACGAACAAGGTAATGCAACTTTTAAAATGAGCATTAATCCGCTGATTAACTGGATATGGATTGGCGGAACTCTGATGTGTCTTTTCGGTTTTGTGGCCTTTAGAAAGCCTCGTTTAAGCTAG